The genomic interval AACTTCAACACGTGAGATAACGTCATTTGCTGCATCATTACGTCATATGCTGCATCATGTGAACTCGTAGGTTGTCTTTTCTATTAAACGCTTTTTTACACACGGTACACGTGAACGGTTTCTCGCCTGTATGAATGCGCATGTGCAGATTCAGATTGCTTTTACTTGAAAAAGTCTTGTGGCACATCGGACATGGAACGCGACCATTCGGGTCTGCTAAATGTTGGGCTGCATTGAACGGTATGAATTGGTCTTCACCAACACCATGCAAACCTGGAAAATGgttgtcaaaatgtttggtaaTTTTTGTCGCAGAACGGTATTGTTACTTTTGCAATAACAATATATAAGACAGCAATTGTCATTGTTTGTGACTTAACTTCAAATGGAAAACTGGGGTCTCTGATGAATTAAATCAGCCAAATAGGCGTTTTTAAGCATCGTCTCTATATAAGACGAGTGCTTTGAACTGGGCTACAAATGGAATATCCATTCAATACATGTTAATGTTGTTAATAGTAATAATTCTAACAGCACGTTGTTTTCTGTCGAATTTTATTACAACCAATCAATATAACATACAGCGCCACAAAACGCCGTATTcagaaaaacatttaaacattcaaactATATTCATACACTACAGACAAATACACACGTCAAAGCTATTCTCATTTGTCAGATGATGTGTTAATACTAACAAGTACAAAAGGCAATATACTAATGGAATATGTTCCTCATGTCTTACATTCCCAACGTAATCATGTCCTCCTAGATAGAGCAATGACCCATTGaacgaaactgggaggcgggttacattctcgatcaaatctaaacaaacaacatttagggttttcccagcgtcacagcgtttgaagtgccacctggcagtttcgtgtctgtttttttgtcccgaacctctcgataaatttgaaagaggacgggaaacaagttgcctttacctttatcaatgacaatcagcgaggtatgccgattaagaaaatttagctaactcaatcggactggctgtcttttacataggtcgccattgtgaataattttttcatggtatgataacttagacgagatGCTaagctgaagcagcatcgtcaaaaacacgTCAAACAAAGCTAGTCATCATTTGTCAGATGATTTGTTAATACAAACAAGTACTAAAGACAAACTACTTAAGGAATATGTGCCTCATGTCTTACATTCCCACCGTATCCACGTCATCCTAGATAAAGTACTATGAACGTATTCTATACACTTATACAAATCCAAGCATGATAAAGTTCCTTGTTCGTCAACGAACTGCAGCATACAAGGAAATCGTGCAGAACGATGATGAAACATCTTTTGACGTCAAATTATTCCGActggttattttttttttcttgcattACCTCGGACTGGTCTCTTGCGATTGCGTATTCTTAAATATTTAGTTGAGTCATAAGTGAACACGTTATCAAACTGCTCATTGGGTGTTATTCAGTGTCTGAGTGTTattggaaacaagagggcctaaaaggcccaaagtcgctcacctgagataacaagatatgattgggacaaatcttctgaccaagtttcatgaagacacgaaaataaatgtggcctctagagtgtttacaaggttttactataccatataaggaataatgccccgccccctggcagccatgtttttcaaccaaccggcatcttttttgaactcatccaagatattatcgggatgaatcttctgaccaagtttcatgaagataggacagtaaatgtggcctctagagggttaacacaattttactatagccatatcaggaaaaataccccgccccttggaagccatgtttttcaagcaaacataattatttttgaatttttccaagatatcatcgagaccaatcttctgaccaagtttcatgaagattggacaataaatgcggcctctagagtgttaaccaggttttactatagccatatatagccatataaggaaaaattccccgcccctggtggccatgttttttaagcaaccaaaaccattttcgaactcatccaagatatcattgggaccaatcttctgactaagtttcatgatgatcggaaaataaatgtgacctctagagtgttaacaaggctttactatagccatataaggaaaaatgccccgcccccgtggtggccatgatttacaaccaaccgtcatcatttttgaactcgtccaagatattattgggatgaatcttttgaccacgcttcatgaagatcagacaataaatgtggcctctagagtgttaacaagattttactatagccatatatagccatataaggaaaaatgccccgcctcttggcagccatgtttttcaagcaaacataatcattttcgaactcgtccaagatattattgatgaatcttctggccaagtttcatgaagattggacaataaatgtggcctctaaagagttaacaaggcaaatgttgacgccgcacaacgcacgacggacgacggacaaaaggcgatcacaaaagctcaccatgagcaagttgtgctcatggtgagctgaAAACATATAATACCCAGTTGTTGAAACGTTTACCAACCATGGTCAAAGTTCGGAAAGACATTTCTCTTTTTTTCTCGTTCATAAAAATCCTTATAAAAGCTGAAATCCGTAGAACAATATAacaagttaaacaagaacaaaataatactttgtGCTGATAATGAACATTACTATATTAATCAAGTATTAAATcaaatatatgtgtgtttaaCATCATCAATGTTTATTATTAACAAATGGTTGATGTTTAGAACAGCTGGGCTAAGCTGGTGTACTATTGTTCTTCAGCGTAAAAAACATCAGACTGATCAATGGGTATTATAGATAATATTCAGAGTTTGATGTGGGTTATCATGTGGCCTTTCATGTGACCTTTCTGTGAGAACCTCTTCCCACACACCTTGCACTCAAAGGGTCGCTCTCCCGTGTGAGTTCTCGTGTGCATCTGGAGGGCAAACCTGCTCGGGAAGTTCTTTGAGCATAAGTTGCATTCCAAGCCGCCTTCTGAAAATAAGCAAATGTCAAGAATTAACGTTGATAAAGAAATATGTTTTACTTCGTTAAAACTTAAAATGAGAATGCAGAGTTATGCATGAAAAATGATGGCATGAAAGGATACACATAAACTATTTGATAAATTATCCTTTATTAGTGAACGAATGAAACGAAAAAAGCAGTGGTTCTGAGTGAAAATGATATGATTCTTGTATATGCTTAAACAAAGCTCTAGAACTGTCCGCGGCATATCAACTGTAAGCACTTTGAACACATACAAATTCATGGTTCAAAGTACATTTGTGTAgatattataaaacatttacaaacattacacaaaatataacaaatctTTATCTATTGCAAATATGGAATGTCATTTCTCACTTCAAATTATCTCCATCAAAACCTTACTCATTTATTCGTGTTTTAATAATTCTAACGTCGTCTTAATATCTTGAAACTGTCGTTGCCTATTTGTTCTCCACAACTAAAGGAAAACACTtatcaatcaaataaatataatatattgtcttTTCATGTCAACATTGTTTTAGATTAAGCTTTTATCATTCGTTTTGAAAGCACACTTTAAATATTCATACGAATATAAGAAGTTCACAGCTTCTAATTTTTAGGATATTATAAAAGCCAACGGGAACGTCCAGGCTATAATTATGTTCACGTACAAAATACTCAAATTTACAGTGAGTTACATTTCCCCTTTCTCATAATGTGTAaccatgtgtttttttcatgttgCTGCGCTCGGTAAATCGTTTGTGACACACTTCACACGCATATGGTTTCTCCCCCGTGTGAATTCTCACATGGGCGTCGAAATGTGACTTATAGTTGAACCACTTCAGACAGTATGGGCACAAATACTTCACTGAAACAAAGAGACATAATCATTAGATATTAACCCATTGAGATTGCATCTTCTTGTCTGAAAACAGCAAAACAACGAAAACTAGAGAAGTGTTTGTCAGGAAATTTTATCTCTTTAAAAAATactacttcccttgtgaaaattatttatacctgccaaattatataaaatagaaattatctccctttaaagcttgtaacttcccttggattttgttttttgacctttgaccttgaaagatgacattgacctttcaccactcaaaatgtgcagcttcatgagatacacatgcatgccaaatatcaagttgctatcttcaatattgcaaaagttatggccaatgttgaagttttcggacggatgcaaagactgacagacagaccgacagagagacagacagacagacaaacggacagacagacagacagacagacaaacagacagacagacagacggactgacagttcaactgctatatgccaccctaccggggtaataaaaacaataaggtgtattaaaaacactttaaacaagttgattaacacattaaaaaaaaacacttttctcATGCTATCATGCAACAAAGCAttcttacaaataaaatgttaaaataacaaGTAACACATTTTCTtgtatacctaatgataaaatatgacatttctgcagtgaaataacaacAGTAAAAATagacaaattgttattttcaccggtgaaaataacacattttcggaacttctttttctattttcagactatcatatcaagattttatTAACGAGTGAATTACAATAAgtatttcaccgaatccaacacattttctttttatcttttgcatttttttcaacctttatttacattgtaagggAGTTTAACTGGAGCATTTCGTTGGAAcagtgacgtcatttcgtcgtaaaatgacgtcattttgggcattgaaatgtattgaggcacgccacgggagaaagggtaatttttcagcgaaagggaaacagctgttaataattttcttgaaagaaggggcataaaagaaacagaaaatttgttcatttctgagtaagatcgtttgttatttcactcgtgatcatagaaaaatattatgtCCACtcataacaaacgatcttacactgacatgaacaaatatcctctatttcctTTCATACAGAACTATAAAATTCTTAATTCATCAAAACACCGAGAACACAGAGTGTTGGCAAATTTGTTAACAATTCAAATGAGTTCTCAAATTCTATGAGATCTCTACATACCCATTCCTGTGTTAATTAAATGGAAATTCAGTTGTCCTTAGCTATTTCGAATATCATTAATTTGAATTAATCGCTTGTTCATTTTTTTGTCTGGTTGCGATATATACATTACATGTTTATAAGTgggtttataatataatattttaataatacacACGATATAATTTACGACCTCTATAAATCAATAAAAGGTACGTGTCCTACTATCAAAGGCAATCATGTCACTAATGGTATATCTACGAGACATTGGTTTAACGATATTTGTTAGTGGACTCTAAAAAGCCAATGCTGCCTTAAAATAAGTAACACTTTCGATAACCATAGTAAACTGTCTCAATAACAGAAGTATTTGTACATGTCTACAAAGTCACTGTGGACTACGATCGGATTGACCCTAATTCAGAATCCAAAATACGTCGTCAAGCTAGGATTAGTTATACCTTAAACTGATAACACAATTATGCAGTTGCCAGCTTCAACACTTAAAGCATTTGTTGCCAAGATCACTTGaaggaaaacataaaaaactACACCAGAACACAAAGAATGTTGTGTAactatttaaacttttaaataagtaattttatttgtttaattatccATAGATACAACACTTTGAGCAATTGTCTCCGGAAAGGAATACAAAGCACCTAACCAAAACACAAACCATGTCgaaagaaattaatattttaaagttaaactaTATGTGTTTTGCTGATAAAATTCTGTTGTTTTCTTAATACAAGTGATTTGTACAATCAACCAATACTTAACCACGTTGATCACATGCTTCCCTGATCACTAGAAGGAATGCATAGAACATATCAAGTAGCAACCACTATTAACACCTTACCCTTTACCCTCTCAGAATCAAAGTAAAAAAGGttacatgcaaccagcataaaaccagaacagcctgcgagtaactcgcagccttCTCTTGTTTAATGCTAATTGCTGCTCATAAGTACATTAGAGTCGGAAATGAAGCTTTTACAACTCGAGTCGATTGATAaatgtcttaaatttaatttaattttctaataGACTCCATGCGCGTTAAAATGGATATCTAagtgataaaatgttaaaattagcCATACAACAATCGCTATCTTCACCACGTTGAGTCTGTCTATCTTTGACCATTTGAGGGAGTCCACATCTCCCTGTACACTGTCACCATGGTTATTGGAAGGATTCAATTATCTCCTTGTGCACTGTCACCATGGTTATTGGAAAACGTTCATTGTTTCCCTGTGCACTTTCACCATGGTTATTAGATGGAGCCCACTATCTTTCTGTGCATTGTCGCCATAGTTGTTGGAAGAAGTCCACTATCGCCCATGCACTGTCATCATGGTTATTGGATGAAGTCCACCATCTTTCTGTTCACTGTCACCATGGTTATTGGAAGGAGTCCACTATCGCCCTGTGCACGGTGACCATGTGTGATCTCATACTGCCCTTTTGCGTGAAGCTCCTGAAGCAGACGGGGCACTGGAACGGTTTCTCCCCGGTGTGCGTGCGCATGTGGTCCTCAAGATGGCCGCGACGGTTGAACGACCGCCCGCAGATCAGACACGCGTTCCTTGCTGAAATTAACGAgacaattttgtaataatataatCAGTGGAAATTTGTGCTACACTTAGTTAGTCCTTTAAACAAGTTATATTCAGTGAACATTTTTGTTACACTTAGTAAGTAATTTAGTCAAGCATATTCTTTATaaatgtaaaaagaaaaaaagcgttctgaaaaataaacaaattgtgctTGTGTTTTGATAAGTGCCAAAAAATGCATGCATGTTTTGTCAGTAACTTATAATAAGTGTTATTTCTAAAAACTAAAATCATGTAAAGATTAAAGGCCTAAGTATGTAAGGAAGTTCTCTTTTAGAAAACAAGAGTGTgaaagtaaatataaaacaacacaCATGAGTGTTTGGGTTGTTCCATTGTACAATAACAAATTCAATAATCTACCATAGTGCTAACAGAGTTATACAAGTCGAAAGCAGATTCTTCTTTCTAAACATGTTTAACTATtcacatgttaaataaataaaaagaaactaTGGTCATTGCAGCAAAGGTTGCATAAAGGCTAAGTAAATAACTCAAAAAGCACTCCTAAAAGCAATAccttttgttttgtgtgtgtatcTAAGCCAATTACAAAgcatacatgtttaatattttaaacaatcacttgttattgttaattaaacAAATCACAAATCATAACGATAATACAAGAAGGAAAGAATTATGCAAGTTGTCCACctttacaaatatattataacCATTAAGAACTCTTAAGATAAGACTGACattaatatgtttcatataaGAATATTGTTGTTCCACATATATTAATGTGTCACCTGAAAATGCTCACGTATAATTACTGTTTATAACTACCCCAAAAGCATGCTGGTTCGCAGAAGTCTCCATTTACACCCTGATAATGAACATGCTCTAAAACTGCATCATTTGTTACGCATAGTTTTTCGATAAGGTTCTGAATTGTTATCTTCGCCTCTAAAGCTTCACATTTTTCCATTCTTTGTATTGTCTATGAGCCCTAAGTTTGCAAGTGAGGAACCATGTGAGACTTCAAGTGGGGTACCATGTGAGACTTCAAGTTAGGGACCATGTGAGACTTCAAGTGGGAGACCATGTGAGACTTCAAGTGGGGGACCATGTGAGACTTCAAGTGGGGGACCATGTGAGACTTCAAGTTGGGTACAATGTGAGACTTCAAGTGGGGGATCATGTGAAACTTCAAGTGGGGGACCATGTGAAATTTCAAGTGAGGAACCAGGTGAGACTTCATATTGGGGACAATATGAGACTTCAAGTGGGGTACTGTGTCCGACTTCAAGTGGGGGACAATGTGAGACTTCAAGAGGGGTACTGTGTGATACTTCAAGTGGAGTAACATGTGAGACTTCAAGTGGGGGACCATGTGAGACTTCAAGTTGGGTACTGTGTGAGACTTCAAGCGGAGTACCATGTGAGACTTTAAGTCGGGGACTATGTGAGACTTCAAGTGGGGGTACTGTGCGAGACTTCAAGTTGGAGACCATGTGAGACGTCAAGTGGGGGACCATGTGAGACTTCAAGTGGGGTACTGCGTGAGACTTCAGGTGGGGGCCATGTTAGACTTCAAGTGGGGACCATGTGAGACTTCAAGTGGGGGAACCATGTGAGACTTTAAGTAGGGACCATGTGAGACTTAAAGTGGGTACCATGTGAGACTTCAAATGGGGGACCATGTGAGACTTCAAGTACGGACCATGTGCGACTTCAAGTGGGGGACCATTTGAAACTTCAAGTGGGGACCAAGTGAGACTTCAAGTGGGGGCCATGTGAGACTTCAAGTTCGGGACAGGTGAGACTTCAAGTGGAAGACCATTTGAGACTTTTAAGTGGGGGACCATGTCGGACTTCAAGTGGGGACCATTTGAGACTTCAAGTTGGGGATCATGTGAGACTTTAAGTTGAAGACCATGTCGGACTTCAAGTGAGGACCATGTGAGACTTCAAGTGGCGCACTATGTGAAACATCAAGTGGGGGACCATGTGAGACTTCAAGTAGGAGACCATGTGACACTTCAAGTGGGGACAATGTGAGACTTCAAGTGGGTGACCATATGACACTTTAAGTGGGTGACCAGGTGAGACTTAAAGTGGGAGACCATGTGACACTTCAAGTGGGGGACCGTGTGAGACTTCAAGTGGGAGACCATGTGACACTTCAAATGGGGGACCATGTGACACTTCAAGTGGGAGACCATGTGAGACTTCAAGTGGGGGACCAGGTGAGATTTTAAGTGAAAGACCATGTGACACTTCAAGTGCGGACCATGTGAGACTTCAAGTGAGGGATCATGAGAGACTTCAAGTTGGGGACCATGTGACACTTCAAGTGGGAGACCATGTGACACGTCAAATGGGGGACCATGTGACTCTTCAAGTGGAAGACCATGTGACACTTCAAGTGGGAGACCATGTGACTCTTCAGGTTGGAGACCATGTGACACTTCAAGTGGGTGACCTGGTGAGACTGTAAGTGGGGTACCATGTGAGACTTCAAATGGGGGACCATGTGACACTTCAATGGGAGACCATGTGACACTTCAAATGGGGGATCATGTGACACTTCAAGTGGGAGACCATGTGACACTTCAAGTTGGGAACCATGTGAGACTTCAAGTGGGGGACCATGTGAGACTTCAAGTGAGGGAAAATATGAAACTTCAAGTGGGGGACCTTTTGAGACATCAAGTTGGGTACTATGTGGGACTTTAAATGGGGGACCCTGTGAGACTTCAAGTTGCTGCGCTTATTGAAATGTTTCTTAAACACGGTGCACTTAAAAAACGGACTCTTATGTGAATCCTCATTTGAACGTTTAGGGTACCTTTCTGTCGGAATGTCTCATTGCAGAGCGGGCATCTGGGAATACCTGATATTAAAACAGATatcaataatgtataatttgaTTATGTCTTACATAAGTTATCTCACAGTTGATCATTACATGTGTGTTACTTAACAATACCATTTTTTCAGCATTTTGCGTCCTATCTACGTGAAAGATTTTCATTTCAAGGGGAAAATCTGATGACCATTTTAACtactataaaaaaattaaaacagactTGAAATGTGTATTGTGAACTGAATACAATATACAGTTTTACTCTCGCAGACGAATATTTGTAGAACTGGTGTAATTTCTTTTAACACTGAACAATAACACTtatcataaatacaaaataaatggcaaatacAAGCAGTTTGGATTCATGCAAATTAGGCGTTATTTTCTCGATAGTTCATACACCGATTACATACAGAAATGCAATTCGATTCTTTAACACTGAATGAGTATCTAGAACTGCCATAATTAGATACGATATAGTCATAACAATGCCTAAGAAGTACATGCAACATATACTGAGGGATCAGGTTCCTTTATGCATGTGGTATTGTTCACATTGCCTTTTGGATTTGATAACGTCACTTTACCATTCCATATCCTGCATTTAGCGAATCTTTGGCTTGAAAATGCAAGATCAAAGACCAACTGTGCGTTGTGGGATTATTGAGTTGCCACATCTTAACATGTGAGACTTCATGTCATTTTCGTATTTAAAACGTCCATCTCATACATCACACTTGAATGAGCGGAATCCCGTATAAAAACCGCAACATGTACGACGAGGCAAACTTTCGCTTTAATGAATTTCCGCAGTTCTGTCATGTGTGAAGAGATAACACAAGAGTTTTCATGAACaaaacattttgtcataaaacTTACGCTCAACATGCTCATGCTACACGTTATCTCGAAGTCCTAAAAGATTCAACAATGACTTCGAGAATGGCGTAGTTCTACATAATTGACGGAAAGTACCTTTTTTCAGTACACTTAACTTTGATCACTCGCTAGCTGTAAATCAAAGCCAAGGATCACACAATAAGATGCTATTTATCGCCGCAACATGTAGCGACAAATAAACCATGTCGGAGTAACTGAATACGAATTCTATGCAAACAAAGTTGAGTTGCCGGATCGAGAGACAAACTTATCCTTTACATCtgtgaatcttttttttttattcattttaaaacatatattgtatacaaacatgtatttcatttgcaGACAATGGTTCTAATATAGTATACAGAATATATGCcttataagtttatttttattaccTTGGTTTGTTTAATTTCTATCATTGACAATATACAATAGTATGTGTTCTGTTATATATAATCAATGatgttattacatttaaaaaagaaaacaatagtgAAAGGAATATATGGCATGATAAgctaacataaaatgaaaaatatttttgtgGACAagctttatgaaaatttaatttgattccatatttgttcaaaaatatgcaatgtatcataactgagggctatttctttctcaatatGATCTTTAGTTTCAGGCtatgcataaaacaattaaaatttggtatttgttt from Dreissena polymorpha isolate Duluth1 chromosome 1, UMN_Dpol_1.0, whole genome shotgun sequence carries:
- the LOC127865826 gene encoding zinc finger protein 1 homolog; the protein is MRTHTGEKPFQCPVCFRSFTQKGSMRSHMVTVHRAIVDSFQLKYLCPYCLKWFNYKSHFDAHVRIHTGEKPYAFNEVKHISLSTLILDICLFSEGGLECNLCSKNFPSRFALQMHTRTHTGERPFECKVCGKRFSQKGHMKGHMITHIKL